From Lolium perenne isolate Kyuss_39 chromosome 5, Kyuss_2.0, whole genome shotgun sequence, a single genomic window includes:
- the LOC127302526 gene encoding protein HAPLESS 2 isoform X1 yields MAPAWTVPSAALLFLLLLAAIFAPAGGVEILSKSRLERCALDSGAGGSLACDHKIVLNLAVPSGSSGREASLVAQVVEVEKNDMQAMQTVRDPPVITINKSATYAIYDLSYIRDVAYRPEEKFSRTRKCESDAGADVVRECERLRDQNGHIIEHTEPVCCPCGPNRRVASSCGTIFDKMFKGKANTAHCVRYPGDWYHVFGIGTRSIGYSIRIQVKKGSSVTEVIVGPENKTVVSKDNFLRVNLIGDYVRYQSLPTFEDFYLVTPRKGVGDGQPQDLGDDFSRWMLLERVRFTLDGLECNKIGVGYEAYRNQPNLCSSPFWSCLYNQLWNFWEADDNRINRNQEPQYIVQGRFDRINQHPHAGVQTFSFGITELVNTNLLIELSADDIEYVYQRSPGKIISINVPTFEALSQVGTAQVTIKNIGKLEASYSLTFNCLSGISYVEEQFFIMKPDEVLIRSFYLRSSTDQASKYRCTTILKGSDFSELDRAECQFATTATVFDNGTQIGPPNERRVKGFFEAIKDLWLSTWDSVVDFFTGRSCSTKCSSFFDLSCHIQYICIGWLVMAGLLLCLLPAVAVLLWLLHQNGLFDPLYDWWEDVFGPPETMQAKRGRGHQAHAHHHHHGQHPHARKKRRSGVPGQHHHHHHHHHRHGGQPDAAAEGGERHRRSPALGVQHRDGDHKHHRHGKAPQRERESDGGGVEYKEQRGHRDRRGGGDRDRERERHHSRAV; encoded by the exons AGCGGCCGCGAGGCGTCGCTGGTGGCgcaggtggtggaggtggagaagAACGACATGCAGGCGATGCAGACGGTGCGGGATCCCCCCGTCATCACCATCAACAAGTCCGCCACCTACGCGATCTACGACCTCTCCTACATCAGG GATGTTGCTTACAGACCAGAGGAAAAGTTTTCCAGGACCCGTAAATGTGAATCGGATGCTGGTGCCGATGTTGTTAGAGAATGTGAAAG GTTACGGGATCAGAACGGCCACATTATTGAGCATACTGAG CCGGTTTGTTGTCCATGTGGGCCTAATCGCCGTGTTGCTTCTTCTTGTGGAACAATTT TTGACAAAATGTTTAAAGGCAAAGCTAATACGGCTCACTGTGTACGTTATCCAGGTGATTg GTATCATGTTTTTGGAATTGGGACAAGGTCAATTGGTTACAGCATCAGAATACAAGTAAAGAAAGGCTCTTCTGTAACG GAGGTTATTGTTGGTCCTGAGAATAAAACAGTTGTTTCTAAAGACAACTTTCTGAGAGTAAATCTCATTGGTGACTATGTTAGATATCAAAGTCTCCCAACATTCGAAGACTTCTATCTTGTGACTCCAAGAAAG GGTGTTGGTgatggtcaaccgcaagatcttgGCGATGACTTCTCCAGGTGGATGCTGTTGGAGAGAGTACGGTTTACATTAGACGgtcttgagtgcaacaagattggTGTTGGGTATGAGGCCTACAGAAACCAGCCTAACTTATGTTCATCACCATTTTGGAGTTGCTTGTACAATCAGCTTTGGAATTTTTGGGAG GCTGACGACAACCGGATAAACAGAAACCAAGAGCCCCAGTATATTGTGCAGGGAAGATTTGATAGGATCAACCAACATCCG CATGCAGGAGTTCAGACCTTCTCTTTTGGAATCACAGAACTTGTGAATACCAACTTGCTGATAGAGCTGAGCGCTGATGATATAGAATATGTATACCAGAG GAGCCCGGGGAAGATAATTAGCATTAATGTCCCTACATTTGAAGCCTTAAGTCAAGTTGGTACTGCGCAGGTTACAATTAAGAACATTGGCAAACTGGAAGCTTCATATAGTTTGACG TTCAACTGCTTAAGTGGCATCAGTTATGTGGAG GAGCAATTCTTCATCATGAAACCTGATGAAGTGCTTATTCGCTCATTCTATTTGCGTTCGTCAACCGACCAAGCATCAAAATATCGATGCACGA CTATTTTGAAAGGGTCGGATTTCAGTGAACTTGACAGAGCAGAATGCCAGTTCGCAACTACAGCTACAGTTTTTGACAATGGAACGCAG ATTGGTCCACCGAACGAGCGCCGCGTCAAGGGTTTCTTTGAAGCCATCAAAGACCTGTGGCTGAGCACGTGGGACAGTGTGGTTGATTTTTTCACTGGCAGATCATGCAG TACCAAGTGCTCGAGTTTCTTCGACCTGAGCTGCCACATCCAGTACATCTGCATCGGCTGGCTCGTCATGGCCGGCCTGCTGCTTTGCTTACTGCCCGCAG TTGCGGTGCTACTGTGGCTTCTCCATCAGAATGGCCTCTTCGACCCGTTGTACGACTGGTGGGAGGACGTGTTCGGCCCGCCGGAGACCATGCAAGCCAAGCGCGGGAGAGGCCACCAGGCGCacgcccaccaccaccaccacggccaACACCCGCACGCGCGCAAGAAGCGCAGGAGCGGGGTCCCCggccagcaccaccaccaccaccaccaccaccaccgtcacggcGGCCAGCCTGACGCGGCCGCTGAGGGCGGCGAGCGGCACCGGCGCAGCCCAGCGCTCGGCGTGCAGCACAGGGACGGGGATCACAAGCACCACCGGCACGGCAAGGCGCCACAGAGGGAGCGGGAGAGCGATGGTGGCGGTGTGGAATACAAGGAGCAGCGCGGGCATCGCGATAGGCGCGGCGGGGGCGACCGCGACCGGGAACGCGAGCGGCACCACTCCCGGGCGGTGTAG
- the LOC127302526 gene encoding protein HAPLESS 2 isoform X2 gives MDVAYRPEEKFSRTRKCESDAGADVVRECERLRDQNGHIIEHTEPVCCPCGPNRRVASSCGTIFDKMFKGKANTAHCVRYPGDWYHVFGIGTRSIGYSIRIQVKKGSSVTEVIVGPENKTVVSKDNFLRVNLIGDYVRYQSLPTFEDFYLVTPRKGVGDGQPQDLGDDFSRWMLLERVRFTLDGLECNKIGVGYEAYRNQPNLCSSPFWSCLYNQLWNFWEADDNRINRNQEPQYIVQGRFDRINQHPHAGVQTFSFGITELVNTNLLIELSADDIEYVYQRSPGKIISINVPTFEALSQVGTAQVTIKNIGKLEASYSLTFNCLSGISYVEEQFFIMKPDEVLIRSFYLRSSTDQASKYRCTTILKGSDFSELDRAECQFATTATVFDNGTQIGPPNERRVKGFFEAIKDLWLSTWDSVVDFFTGRSCSTKCSSFFDLSCHIQYICIGWLVMAGLLLCLLPAVAVLLWLLHQNGLFDPLYDWWEDVFGPPETMQAKRGRGHQAHAHHHHHGQHPHARKKRRSGVPGQHHHHHHHHHRHGGQPDAAAEGGERHRRSPALGVQHRDGDHKHHRHGKAPQRERESDGGGVEYKEQRGHRDRRGGGDRDRERERHHSRAV, from the exons ATG GATGTTGCTTACAGACCAGAGGAAAAGTTTTCCAGGACCCGTAAATGTGAATCGGATGCTGGTGCCGATGTTGTTAGAGAATGTGAAAG GTTACGGGATCAGAACGGCCACATTATTGAGCATACTGAG CCGGTTTGTTGTCCATGTGGGCCTAATCGCCGTGTTGCTTCTTCTTGTGGAACAATTT TTGACAAAATGTTTAAAGGCAAAGCTAATACGGCTCACTGTGTACGTTATCCAGGTGATTg GTATCATGTTTTTGGAATTGGGACAAGGTCAATTGGTTACAGCATCAGAATACAAGTAAAGAAAGGCTCTTCTGTAACG GAGGTTATTGTTGGTCCTGAGAATAAAACAGTTGTTTCTAAAGACAACTTTCTGAGAGTAAATCTCATTGGTGACTATGTTAGATATCAAAGTCTCCCAACATTCGAAGACTTCTATCTTGTGACTCCAAGAAAG GGTGTTGGTgatggtcaaccgcaagatcttgGCGATGACTTCTCCAGGTGGATGCTGTTGGAGAGAGTACGGTTTACATTAGACGgtcttgagtgcaacaagattggTGTTGGGTATGAGGCCTACAGAAACCAGCCTAACTTATGTTCATCACCATTTTGGAGTTGCTTGTACAATCAGCTTTGGAATTTTTGGGAG GCTGACGACAACCGGATAAACAGAAACCAAGAGCCCCAGTATATTGTGCAGGGAAGATTTGATAGGATCAACCAACATCCG CATGCAGGAGTTCAGACCTTCTCTTTTGGAATCACAGAACTTGTGAATACCAACTTGCTGATAGAGCTGAGCGCTGATGATATAGAATATGTATACCAGAG GAGCCCGGGGAAGATAATTAGCATTAATGTCCCTACATTTGAAGCCTTAAGTCAAGTTGGTACTGCGCAGGTTACAATTAAGAACATTGGCAAACTGGAAGCTTCATATAGTTTGACG TTCAACTGCTTAAGTGGCATCAGTTATGTGGAG GAGCAATTCTTCATCATGAAACCTGATGAAGTGCTTATTCGCTCATTCTATTTGCGTTCGTCAACCGACCAAGCATCAAAATATCGATGCACGA CTATTTTGAAAGGGTCGGATTTCAGTGAACTTGACAGAGCAGAATGCCAGTTCGCAACTACAGCTACAGTTTTTGACAATGGAACGCAG ATTGGTCCACCGAACGAGCGCCGCGTCAAGGGTTTCTTTGAAGCCATCAAAGACCTGTGGCTGAGCACGTGGGACAGTGTGGTTGATTTTTTCACTGGCAGATCATGCAG TACCAAGTGCTCGAGTTTCTTCGACCTGAGCTGCCACATCCAGTACATCTGCATCGGCTGGCTCGTCATGGCCGGCCTGCTGCTTTGCTTACTGCCCGCAG TTGCGGTGCTACTGTGGCTTCTCCATCAGAATGGCCTCTTCGACCCGTTGTACGACTGGTGGGAGGACGTGTTCGGCCCGCCGGAGACCATGCAAGCCAAGCGCGGGAGAGGCCACCAGGCGCacgcccaccaccaccaccacggccaACACCCGCACGCGCGCAAGAAGCGCAGGAGCGGGGTCCCCggccagcaccaccaccaccaccaccaccaccaccgtcacggcGGCCAGCCTGACGCGGCCGCTGAGGGCGGCGAGCGGCACCGGCGCAGCCCAGCGCTCGGCGTGCAGCACAGGGACGGGGATCACAAGCACCACCGGCACGGCAAGGCGCCACAGAGGGAGCGGGAGAGCGATGGTGGCGGTGTGGAATACAAGGAGCAGCGCGGGCATCGCGATAGGCGCGGCGGGGGCGACCGCGACCGGGAACGCGAGCGGCACCACTCCCGGGCGGTGTAG